Proteins encoded in a region of the Mycolicibacterium chitae genome:
- a CDS encoding DNA-directed RNA polymerase subunit alpha: MLISQRPTLSEEVIAEDRSQFVIEPLEPGFGYTLGNSLRRTLLSSIPGAAVTSIRIDGVLHEFTTVPGVKEDVTDIILNLKGLVVSSEEDEPVTMYLRKQGPGEVTAGDIVPPAGVTVHNPDMHIATLNDKGKLEVELVVERGRGYVPAVQNKASGAEIGRIPVDSIYSPVLKVTYKVEATRVEQRTDFDKLILDVETKNSISPRDALASAGKTLVELFGLARELNVEAEGIEIGPSPAEADHIASFALPIDDLDLTVRSYNCLKREGVHTVGELVARTESDLLDIRNFGQKSIDEVKIKLHQLGLSLKDSPATFDPSEVAGYDAATGTWNSEAGYDPEDNQDYAETEQL; encoded by the coding sequence ATGCTGATTTCTCAGCGTCCCACCCTGAGCGAAGAGGTCATCGCCGAGGACCGCTCCCAGTTCGTCATCGAACCGCTGGAGCCGGGTTTCGGTTACACCCTTGGCAATTCGCTGCGGCGCACGCTGCTGTCGTCCATCCCGGGCGCGGCGGTCACCAGCATCCGCATCGACGGCGTGCTGCACGAGTTCACCACGGTTCCCGGGGTCAAGGAAGACGTCACCGACATCATCCTGAACCTCAAGGGTCTGGTCGTGTCCTCCGAGGAGGACGAGCCGGTCACCATGTACCTGCGCAAGCAGGGCCCGGGTGAGGTCACCGCGGGCGACATCGTCCCGCCGGCCGGCGTCACCGTGCACAACCCGGACATGCACATCGCGACCCTGAACGACAAGGGCAAGCTCGAGGTCGAGCTGGTCGTCGAGCGGGGCCGCGGCTACGTGCCCGCCGTGCAGAACAAGGCCTCCGGCGCCGAGATCGGCCGCATCCCGGTCGACTCGATCTACTCGCCGGTGCTCAAGGTCACCTACAAGGTGGAGGCCACGCGTGTCGAGCAGCGGACCGACTTCGACAAGCTGATCCTCGACGTCGAGACCAAGAACTCGATCAGCCCGCGCGACGCGCTCGCGTCGGCCGGTAAGACCCTGGTCGAATTGTTCGGTCTGGCACGGGAACTCAACGTCGAGGCCGAGGGCATCGAGATCGGGCCGTCGCCGGCCGAGGCGGACCACATCGCCAGCTTCGCGCTGCCGATCGACGACCTGGACCTCACCGTCCGCTCGTACAACTGCCTCAAGCGCGAGGGTGTGCACACCGTCGGCGAGCTCGTCGCCCGCACGGAGTCCGACCTGCTGGACATCCGCAACTTCGGTCAGAAGTCCATCGACGAGGTCAAGATCAAGCTGCATCAGCTGGGTCTCTCGCTCAAGGACAGCCCGGCCACCTTCGACCCGTCCGAGGTCGCCGGCTACGACGCGGCCACCGGAACCTGGAACAGCGAAGCCGGCTACGACCCGGAAGACAACCAGGACTACGCCGAAACCGAGCAGCTCTAA
- the rfbB gene encoding dTDP-glucose 4,6-dehydratase produces the protein MRLLVTGGAGFIGANFVQSTVREHPEDEITVLDALTYAGSRTALAPVEDAVELVEGDVADAALVDKLVSACDAVVHFAAETHVDNALSDPSPFLHSNVMGTFTLLEAVRKHGVRLHHISTDEVYGDLDLDGSERFTETTPYNPSSPYSASKAGADMLVRAWVRSYGVRATISNCSNNFGPYQHVEKFIPRQVTNILTGRRPKLYGTGANVRDWIHVDDHNSAVRRILDQGGMGRTYLIGASNERSNITVLQAILRLMGRDPDDFDHVTDRAGHDLRYAIDPTVLRDELGWTPAHTDFDDALRATIDWYRDNPQWWSPLKDAVEDRYAKRGQ, from the coding sequence ATGCGGCTGCTGGTCACCGGGGGTGCGGGTTTCATCGGCGCGAACTTCGTCCAGAGCACCGTGCGCGAGCATCCCGAGGACGAGATCACCGTGCTCGACGCCCTGACTTACGCGGGCAGTCGGACCGCGCTGGCCCCGGTCGAGGACGCGGTCGAACTCGTCGAGGGCGATGTCGCGGACGCGGCGCTGGTGGACAAGCTGGTCTCGGCGTGCGATGCCGTGGTGCACTTCGCCGCCGAAACCCATGTGGACAACGCGCTCTCGGATCCCAGCCCGTTCCTGCACTCCAACGTCATGGGCACCTTCACGCTGCTCGAGGCGGTGCGCAAGCACGGCGTGCGGTTGCACCACATCTCCACCGACGAGGTGTACGGCGACCTGGACCTCGACGGCTCCGAGCGGTTCACCGAGACCACCCCGTACAACCCGTCGAGCCCGTATTCGGCGTCCAAGGCCGGCGCCGACATGCTGGTGCGCGCCTGGGTGCGGTCCTATGGGGTGCGCGCCACGATCTCCAACTGCTCCAACAACTTCGGGCCCTACCAGCACGTGGAGAAGTTCATCCCGCGGCAGGTCACCAACATCCTGACCGGCCGGCGGCCCAAGCTGTACGGCACCGGCGCCAACGTGCGGGACTGGATCCACGTCGACGACCACAACAGTGCGGTGCGCCGCATCCTGGACCAGGGCGGGATGGGCCGCACCTACCTGATCGGCGCCTCCAACGAGCGCTCCAATATCACTGTGCTGCAAGCGATCCTGCGGCTCATGGGCCGCGATCCGGACGACTTCGACCATGTCACCGACCGCGCCGGCCACGACCTGCGCTACGCGATCGACCCGACGGTGCTGCGCGACGAGCTGGGCTGGACGCCGGCGCACACCGATTTCGACGACGCGCTGCGCGCGACCATCGACTGGTACCGGGACAACCCCCAGTGGTGGTCCCCGCTCAAGGACGCCGTGGAAGACCGATACGCAAAGCGGGGACAGTGA
- a CDS encoding MarR family transcriptional regulator: MVDSVESRDPIAQAHDNWERSGWGDVADGMVAVTSVMRAHQILLARVETALRPYDLSFSRFELLRLLAFSRSGALPITKASDRLQVHVTSVTHAIRRLEAAGLVRRLPHPTDGRTTLVEITELGRSTVEDATVTLNEKVFADIGMSAEQSRALVGSIESLRRHAGDF; encoded by the coding sequence ATGGTCGATTCGGTTGAGTCGCGCGACCCGATCGCGCAGGCGCACGATAACTGGGAGCGTTCCGGCTGGGGCGATGTCGCCGACGGCATGGTTGCGGTCACGTCGGTCATGCGGGCCCATCAGATCCTGCTGGCGCGGGTCGAGACCGCGCTGCGGCCCTACGATCTGAGCTTCTCCCGGTTCGAGCTGCTGCGGCTGCTGGCGTTCAGCCGCAGCGGTGCCCTGCCCATCACCAAGGCCTCGGATCGGCTGCAGGTCCACGTCACCAGCGTCACGCACGCCATCCGCCGGCTCGAGGCCGCCGGCCTGGTCCGGCGGCTGCCGCATCCGACCGACGGGCGCACCACGCTGGTGGAGATCACCGAGTTGGGCCGGTCGACGGTGGAGGACGCGACGGTCACGCTCAACGAGAAGGTGTTCGCCGACATCGGGATGTCTGCGGAGCAGTCCCGCGCCCTGGTGGGCTCGATCGAGTCGTTGCGCCGGCACGCCGGCGATTTCTGA
- a CDS encoding LLM class F420-dependent oxidoreductase, which translates to MTDAVSLKPDLGRYGVWTFGPVSPETAVEIEKLGYGALWVGGSPAADLEFVEPILAATDSLQVATGIINIWTAPADEVADSYHRIEKAYPGRFLLGIGVGHPENTEEYTKPLDALVSYLDALDAKTVPTSRRVIAALGPKVLQLSAQRSAGAHPYLTTPEHTASARGTIGNTVFLAPEHKVVLTRDAEQARALGRQTVDFYLGLSNYVNNWRRLGFTAEEVARPGADRLIDAVVAHGTPDDIAARLTEHLELGADHVTIQVLGDPEDLLPTLADLAGPLGLTARS; encoded by the coding sequence ATGACCGACGCAGTTTCGCTCAAGCCCGACCTCGGCCGCTACGGCGTCTGGACATTCGGCCCCGTCAGCCCGGAGACCGCCGTCGAGATCGAGAAGCTCGGCTACGGCGCGTTGTGGGTGGGTGGCTCACCGGCCGCCGACCTCGAGTTCGTCGAGCCGATCCTGGCGGCCACCGACAGCCTGCAGGTGGCCACCGGCATCATCAACATCTGGACGGCCCCGGCCGACGAGGTCGCCGACTCCTATCACCGCATCGAAAAGGCCTACCCCGGAAGGTTTCTGCTGGGTATCGGGGTGGGTCACCCGGAGAACACCGAGGAATACACCAAGCCCTTGGACGCCCTGGTGAGCTACCTCGACGCCCTGGACGCCAAGACCGTGCCCACCAGCCGGCGGGTCATCGCGGCGCTGGGCCCCAAGGTGCTGCAGCTCTCGGCGCAGCGCAGCGCCGGCGCGCATCCGTACCTGACCACCCCGGAGCACACCGCCAGCGCCCGCGGCACCATCGGCAACACCGTGTTCCTCGCCCCCGAACACAAGGTCGTGCTGACCCGCGACGCCGAGCAGGCCCGCGCGCTCGGCCGGCAGACCGTCGACTTCTATCTGGGGCTGTCGAACTACGTCAACAACTGGCGCCGGCTCGGCTTCACCGCCGAGGAGGTCGCCCGCCCGGGCGCCGACCGGTTGATCGACGCGGTGGTCGCCCACGGCACGCCCGACGACATCGCCGCGCGGCTCACCGAACATCTGGAACTCGGCGCCGACCACGTCACCATCCAGGTGCTCGGCGACCCCGAGGACCTGCTGCCCACCCTGGCCGACCTGGCCGGGCCGCTGGGCCTCACGGCCCGAAGCTGA
- the rpsD gene encoding 30S ribosomal protein S4: MARYTGPVTRKSRRLGVDLVGGDQSFEKRPYPPGQHGRARIKESEYRLQLQEKQKARFTYGVMEKQFRGYYEEAQRRAGKTGEELLQILESRLDNVVYRAGLARTRRMARQLVSHGHFTVNGVRVDVPSYRVSQYDIIDVRDKSLNSVPFQIARETAGERPIPSWLQVVGERQRILVHQLPERAQIDVPLAEQLIVEFYSK; this comes from the coding sequence ATGGCTCGTTACACAGGACCCGTGACCCGCAAGTCGCGCCGCCTCGGCGTCGACCTGGTGGGCGGCGACCAGTCGTTCGAGAAGCGCCCCTACCCGCCCGGCCAGCACGGCCGCGCGCGGATCAAGGAGAGCGAATACCGGCTGCAGCTGCAGGAGAAGCAGAAGGCCCGCTTCACCTACGGCGTGATGGAGAAGCAGTTCCGCGGTTACTACGAAGAGGCCCAGCGCCGCGCCGGCAAGACCGGTGAGGAGCTGCTGCAGATCCTCGAGAGCCGGCTGGACAACGTCGTGTACCGCGCCGGCCTGGCGCGTACCCGCCGGATGGCCCGCCAGCTCGTCAGCCACGGCCACTTCACCGTCAACGGCGTTCGGGTCGACGTTCCCAGCTACCGGGTGTCGCAGTACGACATCATCGACGTCCGGGACAAGTCGCTGAACTCCGTGCCGTTCCAGATCGCCCGCGAGACCGCGGGTGAACGCCCGATCCCGTCCTGGCTGCAGGTCGTGGGCGAGCGGCAGCGCATCCTCGTCCACCAGCTGCCGGAGCGGGCACAGATCGACGTGCCGCTCGCCGAGCAGCTGATCGTCGAGTTCTACTCGAAGTAA
- a CDS encoding LLM class F420-dependent oxidoreductase yields the protein MTSPDLGAFGVFGHYAQWQQFSDEQLREIEALGYGALWAGGSPPAELDWVAPILRATERLQLATGIVNIWTAPAAEIAESFHRIDAAFPGRFLLGIGAGHPEAQTEYQKPYDALVAYLDELDRHGVPRQRRVVAALGPRVLALSAQRSAGAHPYLTTPEHTARAREVLGPDAFLAPEHKAVLNTDIDQARTAGRKMLDIYLGLQNYRNNWKRLGFTDADLEKPGSDALVDAVIAHGTAEQVAARLQEHRAAGADHVPVQVLTRTDKLIPALAELAGPLGLTAGAA from the coding sequence ATGACCTCCCCAGATCTCGGCGCCTTCGGTGTCTTCGGCCATTACGCCCAGTGGCAGCAGTTCAGCGACGAACAACTCCGCGAGATCGAGGCCCTGGGCTACGGGGCCCTGTGGGCCGGTGGGTCCCCGCCCGCCGAGTTGGACTGGGTGGCGCCGATCCTGCGGGCGACCGAGCGGTTGCAGCTGGCCACCGGGATCGTCAACATCTGGACGGCGCCGGCCGCCGAGATCGCCGAATCCTTCCACCGGATCGACGCCGCCTTCCCCGGTCGGTTCCTGCTCGGCATCGGGGCCGGCCATCCCGAGGCGCAGACCGAGTACCAGAAGCCCTACGACGCGCTGGTGGCCTACCTGGACGAACTCGACAGGCACGGGGTGCCGCGGCAGCGCCGGGTGGTTGCCGCGCTCGGTCCGCGGGTACTCGCGTTGTCGGCGCAGCGCAGCGCCGGCGCACACCCCTACCTGACCACCCCGGAGCACACCGCGCGCGCCCGCGAGGTGCTCGGCCCCGACGCCTTCCTGGCGCCCGAACACAAGGCGGTGCTGAACACCGACATCGACCAGGCCCGCACGGCCGGGCGCAAGATGCTCGACATCTACCTGGGCCTGCAGAACTACCGCAACAACTGGAAACGGCTCGGCTTCACCGACGCCGACCTGGAAAAACCGGGCAGCGACGCGCTGGTCGACGCGGTCATCGCCCATGGCACCGCCGAGCAGGTCGCAGCGCGCCTGCAGGAGCATCGCGCCGCCGGCGCCGACCACGTACCCGTGCAGGTGCTGACCCGAACTGACAAGCTGATACCTGCCCTCGCCGAATTGGCCGGCCCGTTGGGGCTGACCGCCGGCGCCGCTTAG
- the mmsB gene encoding 3-hydroxyisobutyrate dehydrogenase has translation MTTIAFLGLGNMGGPMAANLLDAGHTVRGFDPVAALAQAATEKGAEVFGSGAEAVDGADVVITMLPNGDVVKRCYAEVLPAAKAGALFIDSSTISVDDAREVHKQAVEAGFAQLDAPVSGGVKGAVAGTLAFMVGGEDDAVERARAVLEPMAAKVVHCGTAGAGQAAKVCNNMVLAVQQIAVGEAFVLAEKLGLSAQSLFDVITGATGNCWAVHTNCPVPGPVPTSPANNDFKPGFATALMNKDLGLAMAAVSSTGSNAPLGSHAAEIYAKFAADHADKDFSAVIEALRGE, from the coding sequence ATGACGACGATCGCATTCCTGGGCTTGGGCAACATGGGTGGGCCGATGGCGGCCAACCTGCTGGATGCCGGCCACACCGTGCGCGGGTTCGACCCGGTTGCCGCGCTGGCGCAGGCCGCCACCGAGAAGGGCGCCGAGGTGTTCGGCAGCGGCGCCGAGGCCGTCGACGGCGCCGATGTGGTGATCACCATGCTGCCCAACGGCGATGTGGTGAAGCGCTGCTACGCCGAGGTGCTGCCCGCGGCCAAGGCCGGTGCCCTGTTCATCGACAGTTCGACGATCTCGGTGGACGACGCACGCGAGGTGCACAAGCAGGCCGTCGAGGCCGGTTTCGCTCAGCTCGACGCGCCGGTCTCCGGCGGGGTCAAGGGTGCCGTCGCCGGCACCCTGGCCTTCATGGTCGGCGGCGAGGACGACGCCGTGGAACGCGCCCGCGCGGTGCTGGAGCCGATGGCCGCCAAGGTGGTGCACTGCGGCACGGCCGGGGCCGGTCAGGCCGCCAAGGTCTGCAACAACATGGTGCTCGCGGTGCAGCAGATCGCCGTCGGCGAGGCGTTCGTCCTGGCCGAGAAGCTGGGCCTGTCGGCGCAGTCGCTGTTCGACGTCATCACCGGGGCCACCGGCAACTGCTGGGCGGTGCACACCAACTGCCCGGTGCCCGGACCGGTGCCGACCTCACCGGCCAACAACGACTTCAAGCCGGGCTTCGCGACCGCGCTGATGAACAAGGACCTCGGGCTGGCGATGGCCGCGGTGTCCTCCACCGGCTCGAACGCACCGCTGGGCAGCCACGCCGCCGAGATCTACGCCAAGTTCGCCGCCGATCACGCGGACAAGGACTTCAGCGCCGTCATCGAGGCCCTGCGCGGCGAGTAG
- the infA gene encoding translation initiation factor IF-1: MAKKDGAIEVEGRVVEPLPNAMFRIELENGHKVLAHISGKMRQHYIRILPEDRVVVELSPYDLSRGRIVYRYK, from the coding sequence ATGGCCAAGAAAGACGGTGCCATTGAGGTCGAGGGCCGCGTGGTCGAGCCCCTGCCCAATGCGATGTTCCGCATTGAGCTGGAGAACGGACACAAGGTGCTCGCGCACATCAGCGGCAAGATGCGGCAGCACTACATCCGCATCCTCCCTGAGGACCGCGTCGTAGTGGAGCTCTCTCCCTACGACCTGTCCCGCGGCCGCATTGTGTACCGCTACAAGTAA
- the rpsM gene encoding 30S ribosomal protein S13 codes for MARLVGVDLPRDKRMEIALTYIYGVGRTRSQEILAATGIDRDLRTKDLTDDQLTQLRDYIEGNLKVEGDLRREVQADIRRKIEIGCYQGLRHRRGLPVRGQRTKTNARTRKGPKRTIAGKKKAR; via the coding sequence GTGGCACGTCTAGTGGGCGTCGACCTCCCGCGCGATAAGCGTATGGAGATCGCGCTGACCTACATCTACGGCGTAGGCCGTACCCGCTCCCAGGAGATCCTGGCTGCGACCGGTATCGACCGGGATCTGCGCACCAAGGACCTGACTGATGACCAGCTGACCCAGCTGCGCGACTACATCGAGGGCAACCTCAAGGTGGAGGGCGATCTGCGCCGCGAGGTCCAGGCCGATATCCGCCGCAAGATCGAGATCGGCTGCTACCAGGGCCTGCGGCACCGCCGCGGCCTGCCGGTGCGCGGCCAGCGGACCAAGACCAATGCGCGCACCCGCAAGGGCCCCAAGCGCACCATTGCCGGCAAGAAGAAGGCCAGGTAA
- a CDS encoding acyl-CoA dehydrogenase family protein, which produces MRSDVFELDDDERVIAETAAAFAAKRLAPHALEWDETKHFPTDVLREAAELGMAGIYCNEDVGGSGLRRLDAVRIFEELAAADPAIASFISIHNMCAWMVDSYGTLEQRKTWVPRLASMESIASYCLTEPGAGSDASALRTRAVRDGSDYVLDGVKQFISGAGVSDVYVVMARTGADGPRGISTFVVEKDTPGLSFGANEAKMGWNAQPTAQVIFEKVRVPAEAMLGGPEGEGTGFGIAMNGLNGGRINIAACSLGGARTAHEKAAGYVRDREAFGGSLLDEPTIRFTLADMATALETSRIMLWRAASALDAGAADKVELCAMAKRYVTDTCYDVADQALQLHGGYGYLGEYGIEKIVRDLRVHRILEGTNEIMRVVIGRAEAARARAAG; this is translated from the coding sequence GTGAGGTCCGACGTGTTCGAATTGGACGACGACGAACGCGTGATCGCCGAGACGGCGGCCGCGTTCGCCGCCAAACGCCTTGCGCCGCACGCGCTGGAGTGGGACGAGACCAAGCACTTCCCCACCGATGTGCTGCGCGAGGCCGCCGAACTGGGCATGGCGGGGATCTACTGCAACGAGGACGTGGGCGGCAGTGGTCTGCGCCGGCTCGACGCGGTGCGGATCTTCGAGGAACTGGCCGCGGCCGACCCGGCCATCGCGTCGTTCATCTCGATCCACAACATGTGCGCGTGGATGGTCGACAGCTACGGCACCCTGGAACAACGCAAGACCTGGGTGCCGCGGCTGGCCTCCATGGAGTCCATCGCCAGCTACTGCCTCACCGAACCGGGTGCGGGTTCGGACGCCTCGGCGTTGCGCACCCGGGCGGTGCGCGACGGCTCGGACTACGTGCTCGACGGCGTCAAGCAGTTCATCTCCGGCGCGGGGGTGTCCGACGTCTACGTCGTGATGGCCCGCACCGGCGCCGACGGGCCGCGCGGGATCTCCACCTTCGTGGTCGAAAAGGACACGCCCGGACTGAGTTTCGGCGCCAACGAAGCCAAGATGGGCTGGAACGCGCAGCCCACCGCCCAGGTGATCTTCGAGAAGGTCCGGGTGCCCGCCGAGGCGATGCTGGGCGGCCCCGAGGGCGAGGGCACCGGCTTCGGCATCGCGATGAACGGGCTGAACGGCGGCCGGATCAACATCGCGGCCTGCTCGCTGGGCGGGGCCCGCACCGCGCACGAGAAGGCCGCCGGCTACGTCCGTGACCGGGAGGCGTTCGGCGGCTCGCTGCTCGACGAGCCGACCATCCGGTTCACCCTGGCCGACATGGCCACGGCGCTGGAGACCTCGCGAATCATGTTGTGGCGCGCGGCTTCCGCTCTTGACGCCGGCGCCGCCGACAAGGTCGAATTGTGCGCGATGGCCAAACGCTACGTGACCGACACCTGCTACGACGTCGCCGATCAGGCGCTGCAGTTGCACGGCGGTTACGGCTATCTGGGTGAGTACGGCATCGAGAAGATCGTCCGCGATCTGCGGGTGCACCGCATCCTCGAGGGCACCAACGAAATCATGCGTGTGGTCATCGGCCGGGCCGAGGCCGCCCGCGCCAGGGCCGCCGGTTAA
- a CDS encoding CoA-acylating methylmalonate-semialdehyde dehydrogenase, with protein sequence MTTKIPHFVDGRRSDLSSTRTADVLNPSTGDVQAQVLLASTADVDTAVASAVEAQKKWAAYNPQRRARILMKFIELVNANADELAELLSKEHGKTVADSHGDIQRGIEVIEFAVGIPHLMKGEFTENAGTGIDVYSIRQPLGVVAGITPFNFPAMIPLWKAGPALACGNALILKPSERDPSVPLRLAELFSEAGLPDGVLQVVQGDKEAVDAILNHPDIQAVGFVGSSDIAQYIYSGAANTGKRAQCFGGAKNHMIVLPDADLDQAVDALIGAGYGSAGERCMAISVAVPVGEETANRLRSRLVERISQLRVGHSLDPKADYGPLVTGAALERVRDYIQQGVDAGAELVVDGRERASDDLAFGDDDLSKGYFIGPTLFDNVTADMSIYTDEIFGPVLCIVRADDYDEALRLPSEHEYGNGVAIFTRDGDAARDFVSRVQVGMVGVNVPIPVPVSYHSFGGWKRSGFGDLNQYGTASIQFYTKVKTVTERWPSGIKDGAEFSIPTFKEG encoded by the coding sequence ATGACCACTAAGATTCCGCACTTCGTCGATGGACGTCGTAGCGACCTCTCCTCCACCCGTACCGCTGACGTGCTCAACCCGAGCACCGGCGACGTCCAGGCCCAGGTGCTGTTGGCCTCGACCGCCGACGTCGACACCGCCGTCGCCTCGGCGGTGGAAGCCCAGAAGAAGTGGGCGGCCTACAACCCGCAGCGCCGCGCGCGGATCCTGATGAAGTTCATCGAGTTGGTCAACGCCAACGCCGACGAGCTGGCCGAGCTGCTCTCCAAGGAGCACGGCAAGACCGTCGCCGACAGCCACGGCGACATCCAGCGCGGCATCGAGGTCATCGAGTTCGCCGTCGGCATCCCGCACCTGATGAAGGGCGAGTTCACCGAGAACGCCGGCACCGGCATCGACGTCTACTCGATCCGCCAGCCGCTCGGCGTGGTCGCCGGCATCACGCCGTTCAACTTCCCGGCGATGATCCCGCTGTGGAAGGCCGGCCCCGCGCTGGCCTGCGGCAACGCCCTGATCCTCAAGCCCTCCGAGCGGGACCCCTCGGTGCCGCTGCGGCTGGCCGAGCTGTTCAGCGAGGCGGGCCTGCCCGACGGTGTGCTGCAGGTCGTGCAGGGCGACAAGGAGGCCGTCGACGCCATCCTGAACCACCCGGACATCCAGGCCGTCGGCTTCGTCGGCTCCTCGGACATCGCCCAGTACATCTACTCGGGCGCGGCCAACACCGGTAAGCGCGCCCAGTGCTTCGGTGGCGCCAAGAACCACATGATCGTGCTGCCCGACGCCGACCTGGACCAGGCCGTCGACGCGCTGATCGGCGCCGGCTACGGCAGCGCCGGCGAGCGCTGCATGGCCATCAGCGTGGCCGTGCCGGTCGGCGAGGAGACCGCGAACCGGCTCCGGTCCCGGCTGGTCGAGCGGATCAGCCAGCTGCGCGTCGGGCACAGCCTGGACCCCAAGGCCGACTACGGCCCGCTGGTCACCGGCGCCGCCCTGGAGCGCGTGCGCGACTACATCCAGCAGGGTGTCGACGCCGGCGCCGAGTTGGTGGTCGACGGCCGCGAGCGCGCCAGCGACGACCTGGCCTTCGGTGACGACGACCTGTCGAAGGGCTACTTCATCGGGCCCACCCTGTTCGACAACGTCACCGCCGACATGTCCATCTACACCGACGAGATCTTCGGGCCCGTGCTGTGCATCGTGCGCGCCGACGACTACGACGAGGCGCTGCGGCTGCCTTCCGAGCACGAGTACGGCAACGGCGTGGCGATCTTCACCCGCGACGGCGACGCCGCCCGCGACTTCGTCTCGCGCGTGCAGGTCGGCATGGTCGGCGTCAACGTCCCGATCCCGGTTCCGGTGTCCTACCACAGCTTCGGCGGTTGGAAGCGCTCCGGCTTCGGCGACCTGAACCAGTACGGCACGGCCTCGATCCAGTTCTACACCAAGGTCAAGACCGTCACCGAGCGCTGGCCCTCGGGCATCAAGGATGGCGCCGAGTTCTCCATCCCCACCTTCAAGGAGGGGTGA
- the rpsK gene encoding 30S ribosomal protein S11 encodes MATAKKAAAGPKKGKTTRRRDKKNVPHGAAHIKSTFNNTIVSITDPQGNVIAWASSGHVGFKGSRKSTPFAAQLAAENAARKAQEHGVKKVDVFVKGPGSGRETAIRSLQAAGLEVGAISDVTPQPHNGCRPPKRRRV; translated from the coding sequence ATGGCAACAGCAAAGAAGGCGGCAGCCGGGCCCAAGAAGGGCAAGACCACCCGTCGCCGGGACAAGAAGAACGTCCCGCACGGCGCCGCTCACATCAAGAGCACGTTCAACAACACGATCGTGTCGATCACCGATCCGCAGGGCAACGTCATCGCCTGGGCGTCCTCGGGCCACGTCGGCTTCAAGGGTTCGCGCAAGTCGACGCCGTTCGCCGCGCAGCTGGCGGCCGAGAACGCCGCCCGCAAGGCGCAGGAGCACGGCGTGAAGAAGGTCGACGTGTTCGTCAAGGGACCGGGCTCCGGTCGCGAGACCGCGATCCGTTCGCTGCAGGCCGCCGGCCTCGAGGTTGGCGCCATTTCCGATGTCACGCCGCAGCCGCACAACGGCTGCCGTCCGCCCAAGCGGCGCCGGGTCTAG
- the rfbC gene encoding dTDP-4-dehydrorhamnose 3,5-epimerase, producing MAFRELKIPGSYEITPRLHSDARGTFFEWFTDAEFTEFAGHRFDLRQANCSVSSAGVLRGLHFAQLPPSQAKYVTCVRGAVFDVVVDVRVGSATYGQWDSVRLDEQTRNTIYLSEGLAHGFLALEDDSTVMYLCSAGYDPQREHTISPTDPEIGIDWPDTVFGSSRVISERDAEAPSLAEVKAAGLLPTWQETQDFLAGLA from the coding sequence ATGGCCTTTCGCGAACTGAAGATCCCGGGCTCCTACGAGATCACCCCGAGGTTGCACTCCGATGCGCGCGGCACCTTCTTCGAATGGTTCACCGACGCCGAGTTCACCGAGTTCGCCGGGCACCGGTTCGATCTGCGGCAGGCCAACTGCTCGGTGTCCTCGGCCGGCGTGCTGCGCGGACTGCATTTCGCCCAGCTGCCGCCGAGCCAGGCCAAGTACGTCACGTGCGTGCGCGGCGCGGTGTTCGACGTGGTCGTCGACGTGCGCGTGGGTTCGGCCACCTACGGGCAGTGGGACTCGGTGCGCCTCGACGAGCAGACCCGCAACACCATCTACCTGTCCGAGGGCCTGGCGCACGGCTTCCTGGCGCTCGAGGACGACTCCACGGTGATGTACCTGTGCTCGGCGGGCTACGACCCGCAGCGCGAGCACACCATCTCCCCCACCGACCCGGAGATCGGGATCGACTGGCCGGACACGGTTTTCGGTAGCAGTCGGGTCATCTCCGAGCGCGACGCCGAAGCGCCCAGCCTCGCCGAGGTCAAGGCCGCCGGGCTGCTGCCCACCTGGCAGGAGACCCAGGACTTCCTCGCCGGCCTGGCCTAG
- the rpmJ gene encoding 50S ribosomal protein L36, producing MKVNPSVKPICDKCRVIRRHGRVMVICSDPRHKQRQG from the coding sequence GTGAAGGTGAACCCGAGCGTCAAGCCGATCTGCGACAAGTGCAGGGTGATCCGCCGGCATGGGCGGGTCATGGTGATCTGCTCCGATCCTCGCCACAAGCAGAGGCAGGGCTAG